A single genomic interval of Peromyscus leucopus breed LL Stock chromosome 7, UCI_PerLeu_2.1, whole genome shotgun sequence harbors:
- the Colca2 gene encoding colorectal cancer-associated protein 2, whose amino-acid sequence MPMGTVPTKTLKQQRRLHLFKFEKCGCFQKLGVFVLFCCFVLFLHSLCVVQRFKLGLGYANLISGTLTVPPDTQASGMSADPVASPPEKPKVYQGVRVKMTVKELLQQRRAHQATSGATLSGSNSIHLPDSSTPSSAGLYFEPEPMSSTPSYFQPREFSTCVSCEESPSCLDQIFESYLQTETLTGPLLNSTQSAPHYFPDSCQAAPFCYNQSLTPESPSDSSSLSGSFDCNYSPAQLPSYTPENYSSPPSLDSLNHSLPEEGYPYHHHWPSHTQYNHFSPATPSVCYCASCEAEHLDAFRTTEFFSYSSTDYVDFAPSAAAAVAAAATTTSDFYKRETSCDACYS is encoded by the exons ATGCCCATGGGAACTGTCCCCACTAAGACCCTGAAGCAGCAGCGTCGTCTTCACCTTTTCAAGTTCGAGAAATGTGGGTGTTTTCAAAAgctaggggtttttgttttgttttgttgttttgttttgtttttgcattctcTTTGTGTTGTGCAAAGGTTCAAACTTGGCCTTGGGTATGCAAACCTTATCAGCGGGACCCTCACTGTACCCCCTGACACCCAAGCTTCGGGAATGAGCGCTGACCCAGTTGCCTCTCCCCCAGAAAAACCGAAGGTGTATCAAGGTGTCCGGGTGAAGATGACCGTGAAAGAACTCCTACAACAAAGAAGAGCACACCAGGCCACCTCGGGGGCAACT CTGTCAGGAAGCAACAGTATCCACCTTCCAGACTCCAGCACGCCATCCTCTGCAG GACTATATTTTGAACCCGAACCGATGTCTTCCACACCCAGCTATTTTCAACCCCGAGAATTTTCCACCTGTGTCTCTTGTGAGGAAAGTCCAAGCTGCCTCGACCAGATCTTTGAATCCTACCTTCAGACAGAGACACTCACAGGGCCTTTGCTCAACTCCACGCAAAGTGCTCCCCACTATTTCCCAGACAGCTGTCAAGCGGCCCCTTTCTGCTATAACCAGAGCCTG ACTCCAGAATCGCCTTCGGATTCCTCCAGTCTCTCTGGCTCCTTTGACTGCAACTACTCACCAGCTCAGCTGCCTTCCTACACTCCAGAGAATTACTCATCTCCGCCTTCTCTGGATTCCCTAAACCACAGCCTCCCAGAGGAAGGCTACCCTTACCACCACCATTGGCCTTCCCACACCCAGTACAACCACTTCTCCCCGGCCACCCCCTCCGTCTGCTACTGTGCATCCTGTGAAGCCGAGCATCTGGATGCTTTCAGAACCACAGAGTTCTTCTCCTACTCCAGCACAGACTATGTGGACTTTGCCccctcggccgccgccgccgtcgccgccgctgccaccaccaccagcgaTTTCTATAAGAGGGAAACAAGCTGTGATGCCTGCTACAGTTAG